The following coding sequences lie in one Magnetospirillum sp. WYHS-4 genomic window:
- a CDS encoding HEPN domain-containing protein yields the protein MSRETALHMAKAREFLRQATSYDAGTMPEAAIHLAYYAMFHAAVAVLRRLGGKAPSKHASVVGQFGRIVADMGEPARSIGRSFNRALDVRLVSDYGTERQDLVAMARRILADAERFVVFCDTWFDGTKPR from the coding sequence GTGAGCAGAGAGACGGCCCTGCATATGGCGAAGGCCAGGGAATTTCTCCGCCAGGCGACAAGCTACGATGCCGGGACCATGCCCGAGGCCGCCATCCATCTGGCCTACTACGCCATGTTTCATGCGGCAGTCGCGGTTCTCCGTCGACTGGGCGGCAAGGCGCCTTCCAAACATGCCAGCGTGGTCGGGCAATTCGGGCGGATCGTCGCGGATATGGGAGAACCCGCCCGGAGTATCGGGAGAAGCTTCAATCGGGCCCTTGATGTACGTCTCGTTTCCGATTACGGGACCGAGCGCCAAGATCTCGTCGCCATGGCTCGGAGAATTCTTGCGGACGCCGAAAGGTTCGTCGTCTTTTGCGACACTTGGTTCGACGGTACGAAGCCGCGTTGA
- the cysS gene encoding cysteine--tRNA ligase produces the protein MDLYLHNTLTRTKEKFEPLVPGRVGMYVCGPTVYDYAHIGNARPVVVFDVLARLLRRLYPQVTYVRNITDVDDKINAAARASGETIRAITERTARAFHEDMAALGALPPDVEPRATEHVAQMIALVQSLLAAGHAYEADGHVLFSVPSMADYGRLSGRNRDEMIAGARVEVAPYKRDPADFVLWKPSEDGIPGWNSPWGRGRPGWHLECSAMSGQYLGETFDIHGGGQDLIFPHHENEIAQSTCAHDGAPFVRYWMHNGFLMVEGEKMSKSLGNFYTVHDLLKEFPGEAIRLVLLQTHYRQPLDFTKDGIRQARHMLDRFYGALRNAPAAPTPTAPPEPVLAALSDDLNTPLALTHLHELLGELNRNGDASAKGRLLAAAGLLGLLGQDPEAWLRWTPEGGGGLDDAAVEGLIQARKDARKAKNFAEADRIRQELAGQGILLEDGPQGTLWRRG, from the coding sequence ATGGACCTCTACCTGCATAACACGCTGACCCGCACCAAGGAAAAGTTCGAGCCCCTGGTCCCCGGCCGGGTCGGCATGTACGTCTGCGGACCCACGGTCTACGACTACGCCCATATCGGCAACGCCCGGCCGGTCGTCGTCTTCGACGTGCTGGCGCGCCTTTTGCGGCGGCTCTATCCCCAGGTCACCTACGTCCGCAACATCACCGACGTGGACGACAAGATCAACGCCGCCGCCCGCGCGTCGGGCGAGACCATCCGCGCCATCACCGAGCGCACCGCCCGGGCCTTCCATGAGGACATGGCCGCCCTGGGCGCCCTGCCCCCCGACGTGGAGCCGCGCGCCACCGAGCACGTCGCCCAGATGATCGCCCTGGTCCAATCCCTGCTGGCCGCCGGCCACGCCTACGAGGCGGACGGCCACGTGCTGTTCAGCGTCCCCTCGATGGCCGACTACGGCCGGCTGTCGGGTCGCAACCGCGACGAGATGATCGCCGGCGCCCGGGTCGAAGTGGCCCCCTACAAGCGCGATCCGGCCGACTTCGTGCTGTGGAAGCCGTCGGAAGACGGCATCCCCGGCTGGAACAGTCCCTGGGGCCGCGGCCGGCCGGGCTGGCACCTGGAATGTTCGGCCATGAGCGGCCAGTATCTGGGCGAGACCTTCGACATCCACGGCGGCGGCCAGGACCTGATCTTCCCCCACCACGAGAACGAGATCGCCCAATCCACCTGCGCCCATGACGGCGCGCCCTTCGTGCGCTACTGGATGCACAACGGTTTTTTGATGGTGGAAGGCGAGAAGATGTCCAAGTCGCTCGGCAACTTCTACACCGTCCACGACCTGTTGAAGGAATTCCCCGGCGAGGCCATCCGCCTGGTGCTGCTGCAAACCCACTACCGCCAGCCGCTGGACTTCACCAAGGACGGCATCCGCCAGGCCCGCCACATGCTGGACCGCTTCTACGGGGCCTTGCGCAACGCGCCCGCCGCGCCCACGCCGACGGCGCCGCCGGAACCGGTGCTGGCGGCGTTATCGGACGACCTCAACACGCCCCTGGCTCTCACCCATCTGCACGAGTTGCTAGGCGAGTTGAACCGCAACGGCGATGCGTCAGCCAAGGGCCGGCTGCTGGCGGCGGCCGGACTGCTGGGCTTGCTGGGCCAAGACCCGGAAGCTTGGCTGCGCTGGACGCCGGAAGGCGGGGGCGGCCTGGACGACGCGGCCGTCGAGGGACTCATCCAGGCCCGCAAGGATGCCCGCAAAGCCAAGAATTTCGCCGAGGCCGACCGTATCCGCCAGGAACTGGCCGGCCAAGGCATCCTCCTGGAAGACGGCCCCCAGGGTACCCTCTGGCGGCGGGGATAG
- the gltX gene encoding glutamate--tRNA ligase has translation MFVTVRFAPSPTGFLHVGNARVALVNWLFARRSGGRFLLRLDDTDTERSRPEFAEAIRRDLRWLGLDWDAEERQSDRLERYRIATETLKAQGRLYPCYETPQELEFRRKRQLARHQPPVYDRAALGLTEDQRRALEAEGRRPHWRFRLDDADIAWTDLVRGPVHFQGGHLSDPVVIREDGTFLYMLPSVVDDVDMRVSHVIRGEDHVANTAVQVQMFEALGTPPPTFAHLPLMTDIGGEGLSKRLGSLSLADLREQGVEALALASYLAHLGTSDAIEPQTTHEALIAGFELSHCGRASPKFDAEQLWRLNEKLLHALPFTTVAPRLAALGLAPAEEVFWEAVRPNLRRLADAAPWHGVCYGEATFAVLDQAPLKEAIALLPPEPWSQETWKAWTQAVSAATGRKGKALFLPLRQALTGQDHGPELKALLPVIGRDRALARLTASGG, from the coding sequence ATGTTCGTTACCGTCCGTTTCGCGCCCAGCCCTACCGGATTTTTGCATGTGGGCAATGCCCGGGTGGCGCTGGTCAACTGGCTGTTCGCCCGCCGCTCGGGCGGCCGCTTCCTGTTGCGCCTGGACGATACCGACACGGAGCGTTCGCGCCCGGAGTTCGCCGAGGCCATCCGCCGCGACCTGCGCTGGCTGGGCCTCGACTGGGATGCCGAGGAACGCCAGTCCGACCGCCTGGAGCGCTACCGGATCGCCACGGAAACCCTGAAGGCCCAGGGCCGCCTCTATCCCTGCTACGAGACGCCCCAGGAACTGGAATTCCGCCGCAAGCGGCAGTTGGCCCGCCACCAGCCGCCGGTCTACGACCGCGCCGCTCTCGGGCTGACCGAAGACCAGCGCCGCGCCTTGGAGGCGGAAGGCCGCCGGCCCCATTGGCGCTTCAGGCTGGACGACGCGGACATCGCCTGGACCGATCTGGTGCGCGGACCCGTCCATTTCCAGGGCGGCCACCTGAGCGACCCGGTGGTGATCCGCGAGGACGGTACTTTCCTCTACATGCTGCCCTCGGTCGTCGATGACGTCGACATGCGGGTCAGCCATGTGATCCGGGGCGAGGACCATGTGGCGAACACCGCCGTGCAGGTCCAGATGTTCGAAGCCCTGGGCACCCCGCCGCCCACCTTCGCCCATCTGCCCCTGATGACCGATATCGGTGGCGAGGGACTGTCCAAGCGCTTGGGCAGCCTGAGCCTGGCGGACCTGCGGGAGCAAGGCGTCGAGGCCCTGGCCCTGGCCAGCTATCTGGCCCACCTGGGGACCTCGGACGCCATCGAGCCGCAAACGACTCATGAAGCCCTGATCGCCGGCTTCGAACTGTCCCATTGCGGCCGCGCCTCGCCCAAGTTCGATGCCGAACAGCTCTGGCGGCTCAACGAAAAGCTCTTGCACGCCCTGCCTTTCACGACGGTCGCGCCCCGGCTGGCGGCCCTCGGGCTGGCGCCGGCGGAGGAAGTCTTCTGGGAGGCGGTGCGCCCCAACCTGCGCCGCCTGGCCGATGCCGCGCCATGGCACGGCGTCTGCTACGGCGAGGCGACTTTCGCCGTCCTGGACCAAGCCCCATTGAAAGAGGCCATCGCCCTGCTGCCGCCCGAACCCTGGAGTCAGGAGACTTGGAAGGCCTGGACCCAAGCGGTGAGCGCGGCCACGGGCCGCAAGGGCAAGGCCCTGTTCCTGCCGCTGCGCCAAGCCCTGACCGGGCAGGATCATGGACCGGAACTCAAGGCTCTGCTACCTGTCATCGGTCGCGACCGCGCGCTCGCGCGCCTGACCGCCTCGGGGGGATGA
- a CDS encoding NAD+ synthase, whose product MTDTLAIALAQMDPTVGDVAGNARRILDMRAEAGRQGADLAVFGELAITGYPPDDLILKGAFQRAVEAQVAELAQATRDGGPALLIGAPWLAVDHLYNAALLLDGGDIAAIRFKHELPNYGVFDEVRLFAPGPLPEPIAFRGMNLGVMICEDMWKPAVVDHLGAAGADLLAVLNGSPFEAGKGDTRLGVARERQAAVPRPLVYVNLVGGQDELVFDGGSFALSADGTPVARLDTWTEEVALTRWRREVRGWTCVEAPLAPEPAPLENIYRAVMTGLKDYVGKNRFKGVLIGLSGGIDSALVAALAVDALGADKVHCVMMPSRYTSRESLEDAAEVARLLGIRLDTIGIEPAVGAFGGMLESIFAGQAPDTTEENIQARARGLTLMAISNKFGLMVISTGNKSEMSVGYATLYGDMCGGFAALKDLYKTTVFALSRWRNAHRPKGALGPGGPVMPDRVIVKPPTAELKANQTDQDSLPPYDVLDDILECLIEDEMSQAEIVGRGHDPETVRRVWRLVDGAEYKRRQAPPGVKITRRSFGRDRRYPITNAFRG is encoded by the coding sequence ATGACCGACACCCTGGCGATCGCTTTGGCGCAGATGGACCCCACGGTCGGCGACGTGGCCGGCAACGCGCGACGCATCCTCGACATGCGGGCGGAGGCAGGCCGGCAAGGCGCCGATCTGGCCGTGTTCGGAGAGCTGGCGATCACCGGGTATCCTCCCGACGACCTGATCCTCAAGGGCGCCTTCCAGCGCGCGGTGGAGGCCCAGGTGGCCGAACTGGCCCAGGCCACCCGGGACGGCGGCCCGGCGCTGCTGATCGGTGCGCCCTGGCTGGCCGTCGATCACCTCTACAACGCCGCCCTGCTGCTGGATGGCGGCGACATCGCGGCGATTCGCTTCAAACACGAACTGCCCAACTACGGCGTCTTCGACGAGGTGCGCCTGTTCGCCCCCGGCCCGCTGCCCGAGCCCATCGCCTTTCGCGGCATGAACCTGGGCGTCATGATCTGCGAGGACATGTGGAAGCCGGCCGTCGTCGACCATCTGGGCGCGGCCGGGGCCGATCTGCTGGCGGTGCTCAACGGCTCGCCCTTCGAAGCCGGGAAGGGAGACACCCGCTTAGGCGTGGCACGCGAGCGCCAAGCCGCGGTGCCGCGCCCGCTCGTCTATGTCAACCTGGTGGGCGGGCAGGACGAACTGGTCTTCGACGGCGGCTCCTTCGCCCTTTCCGCCGACGGAACCCCGGTGGCCCGCCTGGATACCTGGACGGAAGAGGTGGCGCTCACCCGGTGGCGCCGCGAGGTCCGGGGCTGGACCTGCGTCGAGGCGCCGCTGGCTCCCGAGCCCGCCCCCTTGGAGAACATCTACCGGGCCGTGATGACCGGCCTGAAGGACTACGTGGGCAAGAACCGCTTCAAGGGCGTGCTGATCGGCCTGTCGGGCGGCATCGACAGCGCACTCGTCGCCGCCCTGGCGGTGGACGCCCTGGGGGCGGACAAGGTGCACTGCGTGATGATGCCGTCCCGCTACACGTCGCGGGAAAGCCTGGAAGACGCGGCGGAAGTCGCCCGCCTGCTGGGCATCCGGCTGGATACCATCGGCATCGAACCGGCGGTGGGGGCTTTCGGCGGCATGCTGGAAAGCATCTTCGCCGGCCAGGCCCCCGACACCACGGAAGAAAACATCCAGGCCCGCGCCCGGGGCCTCACCCTGATGGCGATTTCCAACAAGTTCGGGCTGATGGTGATCTCCACCGGCAACAAGTCGGAGATGTCGGTGGGCTACGCCACCCTTTACGGCGACATGTGCGGCGGCTTCGCGGCCCTGAAGGATCTGTACAAGACCACGGTCTTCGCCTTGTCGCGCTGGCGCAACGCCCACCGGCCGAAAGGCGCCCTGGGCCCCGGGGGGCCGGTCATGCCGGACCGGGTGATCGTCAAGCCGCCCACCGCCGAGTTGAAGGCCAACCAGACCGACCAGGACAGCCTGCCGCCCTACGACGTGCTGGACGACATCCTGGAATGCCTGATCGAGGACGAGATGTCCCAGGCCGAGATCGTGGGACGCGGCCACGATCCGGAAACCGTGCGCCGGGTCTGGCGCCTGGTGGATGGAGCCGAATACAAGCGCCGCCAAGCCCCGCCGGGAGTCAAGATCACCCGCCGTTCCTTCGGCCGCGACCGCCGTTACCCGATCACCAATGCTTTCCGGGGGTAG
- the rpsD gene encoding 30S ribosomal protein S4 codes for MTKRLKSKYKINRRLGENLWGRPKSPVNTRENRPGQHGQRRKKPSDFGIQLLAKQKLKGYYGNVSERQFRRYYAEAVRRKGDTSENLIGILERRLDAVVYRMKFVPTVFAARQIVNHGHVKVNGKRVTIPSYQVKEGDTIELRERSRELPLVLEASQSGERDVPDYIEVDHKKMRGTFVRTPKLADVPYPVQMEPHQVVEFYSR; via the coding sequence ATGACCAAGCGCCTGAAGTCCAAATACAAGATCAACCGCCGCTTAGGCGAGAATCTCTGGGGCCGGCCCAAGAGCCCGGTCAACACCCGCGAGAACCGCCCCGGACAGCACGGCCAGCGCCGCAAGAAGCCGTCCGATTTCGGCATCCAGCTGCTGGCCAAGCAGAAGCTGAAGGGCTACTACGGCAACGTCAGCGAGCGCCAGTTCCGCCGCTACTACGCCGAGGCCGTGCGCCGCAAGGGCGACACCTCGGAGAACCTGATCGGCATCCTGGAGCGCCGCCTGGACGCGGTGGTCTACCGCATGAAGTTCGTGCCGACCGTGTTCGCCGCCCGCCAGATCGTCAACCACGGCCACGTCAAGGTCAATGGTAAGCGCGTCACCATTCCGTCCTATCAGGTCAAGGAAGGCGACACGATCGAGCTGCGCGAGCGCTCGCGCGAGCTGCCGCTGGTCCTCGAGGCCTCCCAGTCGGGCGAGCGCGACGTGCCCGACTACATCGAGGTCGATCACAAGAAGATGCGCGGGACTTTCGTCCGCACTCCCAAGCTGGCCGACGTGCCCTACCCGGTGCAGATGGAACCGCACCAGGTGGTCGAATTCTATTCGCGCTGA
- a CDS encoding nucleotidyltransferase domain-containing protein — MQPPDLSLVREFKRRAEAALPGRVARAVLFGSRARGEAEADSDWDVAVFLKDGATIEDTGRLADAAYDLIVESGEFIQPIAFAEGRTEDLQILRTIRDEGILL, encoded by the coding sequence ATGCAACCGCCCGATCTGAGTTTGGTCAGGGAATTCAAGCGGCGGGCCGAGGCAGCCCTGCCCGGCCGAGTGGCGCGTGCCGTCCTGTTCGGCTCGCGGGCCCGCGGCGAAGCCGAAGCGGATTCCGACTGGGATGTGGCTGTGTTTTTGAAAGATGGCGCGACCATCGAAGACACCGGGCGCCTTGCCGATGCTGCCTACGACCTGATCGTGGAAAGCGGCGAGTTCATCCAGCCTATTGCCTTCGCCGAAGGACGGACGGAAGACCTCCAGATTTTGCGCACCATCCGCGACGAGGGCATCTTGTTGTGA
- a CDS encoding radical SAM protein — MLYDMPLYRPPSEGDNLILQVTLGCSFNGCTFCSMYKAKTFRIRTLEDVFADIAAAAADWPEAHRVFLADGDALTLPTDHLFRILDHLRATFPDLARVSCYATPVNLLGKTSDELRGLRDRGLTLVYVGIESGSGRVLRHIRKGATPASMAAALERARGAGLKISATVVLGLGGRRYWEDHVDGTVAVVNRAAPHFLSTLQLYLEDTVVPRFLACWEGEYEPQDDIGILAEQERLLSGLEPATPVIFRSNHASNCLALAGTLPKDRGRLLAEVRAARQGASALRPRFLRRL; from the coding sequence ATGCTCTACGACATGCCTCTCTACCGCCCGCCCAGCGAGGGCGACAACCTGATCCTCCAGGTCACTCTGGGGTGCAGCTTCAACGGCTGCACCTTCTGTTCCATGTACAAGGCCAAGACCTTCCGCATCCGGACGCTTGAAGACGTCTTCGCCGACATCGCCGCCGCCGCCGCCGACTGGCCGGAAGCCCATCGGGTTTTCCTGGCCGACGGCGACGCGCTCACCTTGCCGACGGACCATCTTTTCCGCATCCTGGACCACCTGCGGGCGACCTTTCCGGATCTGGCGCGGGTGTCCTGCTACGCCACCCCGGTCAACCTGCTGGGCAAGACTTCGGACGAGTTGCGCGGCCTGCGCGACCGGGGCCTGACCCTGGTCTATGTCGGCATCGAGTCCGGCTCGGGCCGGGTGCTGCGGCACATCCGCAAGGGCGCCACGCCCGCTTCCATGGCCGCGGCGCTGGAACGGGCCCGCGGGGCGGGACTGAAGATCTCCGCTACGGTGGTTCTGGGCCTGGGCGGACGGCGCTACTGGGAGGATCATGTCGACGGTACGGTGGCGGTGGTCAACCGCGCCGCACCTCATTTTCTCTCCACCCTCCAACTCTACCTGGAAGATACGGTCGTGCCCCGCTTCCTGGCCTGCTGGGAAGGCGAGTACGAACCTCAGGACGATATCGGAATCCTAGCGGAACAGGAACGGCTGCTGTCCGGCCTGGAGCCCGCCACGCCCGTCATCTTCCGGTCCAACCACGCCTCCAACTGCCTGGCCTTGGCCGGTACCCTGCCCAAGGACCGCGGTCGCCTGCTGGCGGAGGTCCGGGCCGCCCGCCAGGGAGCGTCCGCCCTGCGTCCGCGCTTCCTGCGCAGGCTATAG
- a CDS encoding GIY-YIG nuclease family protein, protein MVAVEDAEDLPALAGAYLLVFDLLGPVTVALPGRPAATLAEGRYLYAGSAHGSGGIRARVRRHLKGGKTVRWHVDRLTNAAGAAAVIGFPDGDECALAAYALSLPGAVVPAPGFGSSDCRRCPSHLIRVADDWDAETELAARAAVIWRRPPAVCFWLPPPGRRAP, encoded by the coding sequence ATGGTCGCGGTCGAGGACGCGGAAGATCTGCCCGCCCTGGCCGGGGCCTATCTGCTGGTCTTCGATCTGCTGGGGCCGGTCACCGTCGCTCTACCGGGCCGGCCGGCCGCCACTTTGGCCGAGGGTCGCTACCTCTATGCCGGCAGCGCCCACGGGTCGGGCGGCATCCGCGCCCGGGTGCGGCGCCACCTGAAAGGCGGGAAAACGGTGCGCTGGCACGTGGACCGCCTGACCAACGCGGCGGGTGCGGCGGCGGTCATCGGCTTTCCCGACGGCGACGAATGCGCGCTCGCCGCCTACGCCTTGAGCCTGCCGGGGGCTGTCGTTCCGGCGCCCGGCTTCGGCAGCAGCGACTGCCGGCGTTGCCCCTCCCACCTGATCCGGGTGGCCGACGATTGGGACGCGGAGACGGAACTGGCCGCAAGGGCGGCCGTCATCTGGCGGCGCCCGCCCGCCGTCTGCTTCTGGCTACCTCCGCCAGGGCGTCGCGCACCTTGA
- a CDS encoding tetratricopeptide repeat protein: MAKTPQPPAPPVKAVRKATVRRVEKAPAPTAVTPVPIAPAPTQTAVKAPPPVASKAPRPPLNPNAASPSGMREREALRLFTLAADLHRQGRLDDAIKGYARALALDPRMADAYNNLGVALRSQKKFGAAVAAYRRSLTYRPDNPGVYSNLGNALRDANRMEESVAAHRRAVELADGSVEAVYNLALAQRDAGDLAAAMRGFEDVLRRQPDHVDCHWDRALGFLVTGDLKRGFEEYEWRWKLDRSPPRQFPQPAWDGSALKGRSLLVHQEQGFGDMIQFVRYLPILKRSHPDSTVILECQPELARLFSGVPGADRVVVQGGSLPPFDVHIPLLSLARVFSTSLETVPASIPYLRAPEMHSVHLPAPPDQLKVGLAWAGKPSHRNDRNRSVSFERFLPLLEVADVFFFSLQKGESAADLDRLCTEALIMDIGPRMQDFADTAAALQQLDLLIGVDTSVVHLAGALGRPAWVLLPYSPDWRWLLDRADNPWYPSLRLFRQNHPGQWDDVFLKVRDALAEVARSRRRAGAAR; this comes from the coding sequence TTGGCCAAGACCCCGCAACCCCCGGCGCCGCCCGTCAAGGCAGTGCGCAAGGCAACCGTCCGCCGGGTCGAGAAGGCGCCGGCTCCCACCGCCGTTACGCCCGTCCCGATCGCGCCGGCCCCGACCCAGACCGCGGTGAAGGCGCCGCCCCCGGTCGCGTCCAAGGCGCCGCGTCCGCCCCTGAACCCCAACGCCGCCAGCCCCTCCGGCATGCGCGAGCGGGAGGCCTTGCGGCTCTTCACCCTGGCCGCCGATCTTCACCGCCAAGGACGCTTGGACGACGCCATCAAGGGCTATGCCCGTGCCCTCGCCCTCGATCCCCGCATGGCCGATGCCTACAACAACCTGGGAGTTGCCCTGCGGTCCCAGAAGAAGTTTGGGGCGGCAGTGGCCGCCTATCGCCGCTCGCTCACCTACCGTCCCGACAATCCGGGCGTCTATTCCAACCTGGGAAACGCGTTGCGCGACGCCAACCGGATGGAGGAATCGGTCGCCGCCCACCGCAGGGCGGTGGAGTTGGCCGACGGGTCGGTGGAAGCCGTCTACAACTTGGCCCTGGCCCAGCGGGATGCCGGCGATCTGGCGGCTGCGATGCGGGGCTTCGAGGATGTGCTCCGCCGCCAGCCCGATCACGTGGACTGCCACTGGGACCGGGCGCTCGGCTTCCTGGTCACCGGCGATCTGAAACGCGGCTTCGAGGAATACGAATGGCGCTGGAAGCTGGATCGCAGCCCGCCCCGCCAGTTCCCCCAGCCGGCCTGGGACGGATCGGCCCTGAAGGGCCGCAGCCTTCTGGTGCATCAGGAGCAGGGTTTCGGCGACATGATCCAGTTCGTCCGCTACCTGCCCATACTGAAGCGCAGCCACCCCGACTCGACGGTCATCCTGGAATGCCAGCCCGAACTGGCCCGCCTGTTCTCGGGCGTCCCGGGTGCCGACCGGGTGGTGGTGCAAGGCGGCAGCCTGCCGCCTTTCGACGTGCATATTCCCCTGCTCAGCCTGGCCCGCGTCTTCTCGACCAGCCTGGAGACCGTTCCGGCCTCCATCCCCTATCTCCGGGCCCCGGAAATGCACAGCGTCCATCTGCCCGCCCCGCCCGATCAACTCAAGGTCGGCCTGGCTTGGGCGGGTAAGCCCAGCCATCGCAACGACCGCAACCGCTCGGTCTCCTTCGAGCGGTTCCTGCCCCTGCTCGAGGTCGCCGACGTATTCTTCTTCAGTCTGCAGAAGGGCGAATCGGCAGCGGACCTGGACCGGCTCTGCACCGAAGCCCTGATCATGGACATCGGTCCACGCATGCAGGATTTCGCCGATACCGCCGCCGCCCTCCAGCAACTCGACCTGCTGATCGGCGTCGACACCTCGGTCGTGCATCTGGCCGGAGCGCTCGGCCGTCCGGCCTGGGTGCTGCTGCCCTATTCCCCCGACTGGCGCTGGCTGCTCGATCGCGCCGACAATCCCTGGTACCCGAGCCTGCGCCTGTTCCGCCAGAATCATCCCGGCCAGTGGGACGACGTCTTCCTCAAGGTGCGCGACGCCCTGGCGGAGGTAGCCAGAAGCAGACGGCGGGCGGGCGCCGCCAGATGA